In Poecilia reticulata strain Guanapo linkage group LG1, Guppy_female_1.0+MT, whole genome shotgun sequence, one genomic interval encodes:
- the sos1 gene encoding son of sevenless homolog 1, with translation MQAAQPQYDFFSEDNAGKWRGLLVPALEKVLYQVHPNLKSQQEALQHIEDLILQLLSMLCQAQPRTVQDVEERVQRSFPHPIDKWAIADALAAIEKKKRKNPLALPVDKIHPLLKEVLGYKLDHQVCVYMVAVLEYISADILKLAGNYVRNIRHDDITKQDITVAMCADKVLMDMFHQDEEDMGLFPLLDEEPSANEEQRYCDLVRSFLADGHQYLRQLHLLLKVFREPFASCPALFSTQDVDSIFGRLVDIQEVTVKLLGLLEDTVEMTDEGSPHPLVGSCFEDLAEELAFDPYEAYAQEVLHPAFHDHFLDLVTKPGASVHLQSICEGFKEAVRYVLPRLLLTPVYHCLHLLDTLKQLEERSEDEEDKECLRQAITALLNLQSSLERICSRSLAKRRLSEPACRLHSQQVKGKHLAIRRMKDVQRSIDGWEGTDIAQCCNEFIMEGPLSRVGAKHERHIFLFDGLMISCKAGHAPPRLPGAAAAEFRLKEKFLMRKVRVVDREDRDGEWRHAFEVAPKDGGGVLFAAKSAEEKNGWMAALVSLQYRGTLERMLDQALLQDEEQQMRLPSVQRYRFAEPDSDQNVVFEDSVQSKSGIPVIKAGTVLKLIERLTFHLYADPNFVRTFLTTYRSFCRPGELLDLLVERFDIPEPAPAESDPMDGLEQLLSADLKRFRKEFVQPVQLRVLNVCRHWVEHHFYDFERDPGLLSRLEDFIASVRGKAMRKWVESITKIIQRKQQVQVSQVSPPPSITFQNSPPPIEWHLCRQGAVETFDLMTLHPIEVARQLTLLESDFYRAVRPSELVGSVWTKEDKELHSPNLLRMIRHTTNLTLWLEKCIVETENLEERVAVVSRIIEILQVFQELNNFNGVLEVVSAMNSSPVYRLDHTFEQIPSRQRKILEEAHELSEDHYKKYLAKLRSINPPCVPFFGIYLTNILKTEEGNPDFLRRHGKDLINFSKRRKVAEITGEIQQYQNQPYCLSVEPDIRKFLENLNPMEDMSEKDFADHLFNKSLEIEPRNTRSLPRFVKRYTCPLKSPGIRPTSARIGTMRHPTPLQNEPRKISYNRVTDSESEGGVISAPNSPRTPLTPPPASAASSSTDVGSVFDSPQGPSSPFHSTCDSIFAVISLPHGPRSSSVSSMVSFSRTSEDAAVPPPVPPRRRPESAPSESSPSKVPATQGRSRCEVLSQAFFPSSSSSSLSSAPAPLSSSPPLTPTGRKMPFPSPPLDGPPVPPRHSVPKLPPKTYKRESLSNAPPAGHAPCSAVGHLVKEAELETL, from the exons ATGCAGGCCGCCCAGCCGCAGTACGACTTCTTCAGCGAGGACAACGCCGGAAAGTGGAGAGGCCTGCTGGTTCCGGCCCTGGAGAAG gtGTTGTACCAGGTGCATCCTAACCTGAAGtcccagcaggaggcgctgcagCACATCGAGGACCTGatcctgcagctgctcagcaTGCTGTGTCAGGCTCAGCCGCGCACCGTGCAGGACGTGgag GAGCGGGTCCAGAGGAGTTTCCCTCACCCCATCGATAAGTGGGCGATCGCCGACGCTCTGGCCGCCattgagaagaagaaaaggaagaaccCGCTGGCACTTCCTGTCGACAAGATCCACCCCCTGCTCAAG GAGGTGCTGGGCTATAAACTCGACCATCAGGTCTGCGTCTACATGGTCGCCGTTCTGGAGTATATCTCGGCAGACATCTTGAAGCTGGCGGGGAATTACGTCAGGAACATCCGCCATGATGACATCACCAAGCAGGACATCACTGTGGCCATGTGCGCCGACAAG GTTCTGATGGACATGTTCCACCAGGACGAGGAGGACATGGGTCTGTTCCCGCTGCTGGACGAGGAGCCGTCGGCCAATGAGGAGCAGCGATACTGCGACCTGGTCCGGAGCTTCCTGGCTGACGGACACCAGTACCTGAGGCAGCTGCACCTGCTGCTCAAGGTGTTCAGGGAGCCCTTCGCCTCCTGCCCCGCCCTCTTCTCCACACAG GACGTGGACAGCATCTTTGGCCGCCTGGTGGACATCCAGGAAGTGACGGTGAAGCTGCTGGGCCTGCTGGAGGACACGGTGGAGATGACGGACGAGGGCAGCCCCCACCCACTGGTGGGCAGCTGCTTTGAGGACCTGGCAGAG GAGTTGGCCTTTGACCCCTATGAGGCGTATGCTCAGGAAGTCCTGCATCCTGCCTTCCACGATCACTTCCTGGATTTGGTGACCAAACCTGGAGCCTCCGTCCATCTGCAG TCCATCTGTGAGGGATTTAAAGAAGCCGTCCGCTACGTCCTGCCCAGGCTGCTGCTGACCCCCGTCTACCACTGCCTGCACCTGCTGGACACACTCAAG CAACTGGAAGAGCGCAGCGAGGATGAGGAGGATAAGGAGTGTCTTCGTCAGGCCATCACGGCGCTGCTGAACCTGCAGAGCAGCTTGGAGAGGATCTGCTCCAGGAGTCTGGCCAAGCGGAGGCTCAG cgAGCCGGCCTGCCGGCTCCACAGCCAGCAAGTAAAGGGCAAGCACCTGGCCATCAGGAGGATGAAGGACGTCCAGCGGAGCATCGACGGCTGGGAGGGGACGGACATCGCCCAGTGCTGTAACGAGTTCATCATGGAGGGCCCGTTGAGCCGCGTCGGCGCCAAGCACGAGCGCCACATCTTCCTCTTCGACGGTCTGATGATCAGCTGCAAGGCGGGCCACGCGCCGCCGCGGCTGCccggcgccgccgccgccgagTTCCGCCTCAAGGAGAAGTTCTTGATGCGGAAGGTCCGGGTGGTGGACCGGGAGGACCGGGACGGCGAGTGGCGCCACGCCTTCGAGGTGGCGCCGAAGGACGGCGGCGGCGTGCTGTTCGCCGCCAAGTCAGCGGAGGAAAAGAACGGCTGGATGGCGGCGCTGGTGTCGCTGCAGTACCGCGGCACGCTGGAGCGCATGCTGGACCAGGCGCTGCTGCAGGACGAGGAGCAGCAGATGCGGCTGCCGTCGGTCCAGCGGTACCGCTTCGCCGAACCCGACTCGGACCAGAACGTTGTGTTTGAGGACAGCGTCCAGTCCAAGTCTGGCATCCCCGTCATTAAAGCCGGGACGGTTCTGAAGCTCATCGAGAGACTCACCTTCCACCTGTATGCAG ATCCAAACTTTGTCCGGACCTTTCTGACCACGTACCGGTCCTTCTGCCGGCCTGGGGAGCTGCTGGACCTGCTGGTGGAGAG GTTCGACATTCCCGAGCCAGCGCCGGCCGAATCGGACCCGATGGATGGGTTGGAGCAGCTACTCAGCGCTGACCTCAAGCGGTTCCGTAAAGAGTTTGTTCAGCCGGTCCAGCTCAG GGTTCTGAACGTGTGCCGCCACTGGGTGGAGCATCACTTCTACGATTTCGAGCGAGACCCGGGTCTGCTGAGCCGACTGGAGGACTTCATTGCTTCGGTCAGAG GGAAGGCCATGAGGAAATGGGTGGAGTCAATCACTAAGATCATCCAGAGGAAGCAGCAGGTGCAGGTGAGCCAGGTGAGCCCCCCCCCCAGCATCACCTTCCAGAACTCTCCGCCCCCCATCGAGTGGCACCTCTGCAGGCAAGGAGCCGTTGAGACCTTTGACCTCATGACCCTTCACCCCATCGAGGTCGCCCGTCAGCTGACGCTGCTCGAGTCTGACTTCTACAG GGCAGTGCGTCCGTCTGAGCTGGTGGGCAGCGTCTGGACCAAGGAGGACAAGGAGCTGCACTCGCCCAACCTGCTGCGGATGATCCGGCACACCACCAACCTCACGCTGTGGCTGGAGAA GTGCATTGTTGAGACGGAGAACCTGGAAGAGCGGGTTGCCGTGGTTTCTCGGATCATCGAGATCTTGCAGGTTTTCCAGGAGCTGAATAATTTCAACGGCGTTCTGGAAGTGGTCAGCGCCATGAACTCCTCACCTGTCTATAGACTGGACCACACTTTCGAG CAAATCCCGAGTCGCCAGAGGAAGATCCTGGAAGAAGCTCATGAGCTGAGTGAAGATCACTACAAGAAATACCTGGCCAAGCTGCGCTCCATCAACCCGCCCTGCGTCCCGTTCTTTG GGATCTATCTGACCAACATCCTGAAGACAGAGGAGGGAAACCCGGACTTCCTGCGGCGACACGGCAAAGACCTGATCAACTTCAGCAAGAGGCGGAAAGTGGCAGAGATCACTGGAGAGATCCAACAGTACCAGAACCAGCCTTACTGCCTGAGCGTGGAGCCCGACATCAGG AAGTTCTTGGAGAACCTGAACCCGATGGAGGACATGTCCGAGAAGGACTTTGCTGATCATCTCTTCAACAAGTCCTTGGAGATCGAACCTCGAAACACGCGGTCGCTGCCTCGTTTC GTGAAGCGGTACACCTGTCCTCTGAAGTCCCCGGGCATCAGACCCACGTCAGCAAGGATCGGCACCATGAGACACCCTACCCCACTGCAGAACGAGCCCAGGAAGATCAGCTACAACCGGGTCACCGACAGCGAGTCCGAAGGCGGTGTCATCTCTGCTCCCAACTCCCCCCGCACGCCGCTGACTCCGCCCCCAGCCTCCGCCGCGTCCAGCTCCACAGATGTGGGCAGCGTGTTCGACTCGCCTCAGGGTCCAAGCAGCCCCTTCCACTCAA CCTGCGACAGCATATTCGCTGTAATCTCTCTGCCTCACGGCCCAC GGTCGTCCTCCGTCTCTTCAATGGTGAGCTTCAGTCGGACATCAGAGGACGCAGCCGTCCCCCCTCCGGTTCCGCCGAGGAGACGACCCGAATCGGCTCCTTCTGAGTCCTCGCCCTCCAAGGTACCGGCAACGCAA GGGCGCTCTCGCTGCGAAGTCTTGTCCCAGGCcttcttcccctcctcctcctcttcatctctgaGCTCTGCCCCCGCACCATTGTCTTCCTCACCGCCGCTCACTCCCACAGGAAGGAAGATGCccttcccctcccctcctctaGATGGCCCCCCGGTGCCGCCGCGCCACAGCGTCCCCAAACTGCCCCCCAAGACGTACAAGAGGGAGTCTCTGAGCAacgcgccccctgctggacacGCCCCCTGCTCTGCGGTTGGACATCTTGTGAAAGAGGCGGAGCTGGAAACACTATAG
- the gemin6 gene encoding gem-associated protein 6, producing the protein MQCGWLHSGPQLWLRCVHRQVRVTAGKQREEHSGWLLTVDPVSHSVALVSFGEVGASVRVVLGHAVEHVEVLQEPDPDTEERLRSLLPPPETGGPDPDERFRRRSRVRRWLQQNRVPVEEDGNELRVARVLTIRSPYRPDDCSSANQIILDRVQRLLRVQPDQVPDGPVPPGTSDGL; encoded by the exons CATTCAGGTCCGCAGCTGTGGCTCCGCTGCGTCCACAGACAGGTGAGGGTGACGGCGGGAAAGCAGCGGGAGGAGCACAGCGGCTGGCTGCTGACCGTGGACCCGGTCTCCCACAG TGTGGCTCTGGTGAGCTTCGGGGAGGTCGGTGCGTCGGTCCGGGTGGTTCTAGGTCACGCCGTGGAACACGTGGAGGTTCTGCAGGAACCGGATCCGGACACTGAGGAGCGGCTCCGCTCACTCCTCCCGCCTCCGGAGACCGGTGGCCCGGATCCGGACGAGCGATTCCGGAGGAGGTCTCGAGTCCGCCGCTGGCTCCAGCAGAACCGGGTTCCGGTGGAGGAGGATGGGAACGAACTTCGGGTCGCCCGTGTTCTGACCATCCGGTCCCCATATCGACCCGACGACTGCAGCAGCGCCAACCAGATCATCCTGGACCGGGTCCAGAGACTGCTTCGGGTCCAGCCCGACCAGGTTCCAGATGGACCCGTTCCACCTGGAACCAGTGACGGATTATAA